Proteins from a genomic interval of Narcine bancroftii isolate sNarBan1 chromosome 12, sNarBan1.hap1, whole genome shotgun sequence:
- the retreg3 gene encoding reticulophagy regulator 3 isoform X1, producing the protein MAAAVSGGDCGLELAARQQRLLRVLGQYEPLLTYWQSVLVWERPLTSLLLHLGANAASWFLALTTLRVVFLVASSLIIVVCLNTWKSRIWPELQVALVKENDDESWGLVHPKLISAPELCHRMAELSISAERFLKSLYLLKRQNPGKFCLLVCGVFTFLAVIGRYIPGILLCYISLISVLLWPLVIYHQLWTKICARIEPLLKHLDFNVKGYLLTKQRERLLRRQAITVRGTDDGSDSEAELAAFCPKLNDSMIAKELEISDVEHSDAEISYTENGTFNLSRGQTPITDGSEGKFWILDLDRHSDPEESFARDLPEFPSINPDAIGLDDDEDTSLGIPTISHQPLLQDNASLSSDQEDIDEDVSQSGLPPPLSFAGSQGFSLAGIIGKNMMAAALSNAAHEAQLMRSDPLKGSLQTLHEHGNIEMDTDAEGDDFELLDQSELNQYENLSTPDRGTRQQLKAGFLSNFLGKQ; encoded by the exons ATGGCGGCGGCCGTGAGCGGAGGTGACTGCGGCCTGGAGCTGGCGGCTCGCCAGCAGCGGCTGCTCCGTGTCCTGGGTCAGTACGAGCCGCTGCTGACCTACTGGCAGAGCGTCCTGGTGTGGGAGCGGCCACTGACCAGCCTGCTGCTGCACCTGGGCGCCAACGCCGCTTCCTG GTTTCTAGCACTAACGACGCTGAGGGTGGTATTCCTTGTTGCCTCTAGTCTGATTATTGTTGTGTGCCTCAACACCTGGAAGAGCAGAATCTGGCCTGAACTCCAAG tggcaCTAGTGAAAGAGAATGATGACGAGAG TTGGGGTCTTGTTCATCCCAAACTCATCAGCGCACCTGAACTGTGTCACAGAATGGCAGAGCTCTCTATCAGTGCTGAGAGGTTCCTGAAGAGCTTGTACCTTCTTAAAAGGCAGAATCCCGGCAAG TTTTGTCTTTTAGTTTGCGGGGTGTTCACATTCCTGGCTGTAATTGGGCGCTACATCCCTGGTATCCTCCTGTGTTATATCAGCT TGATTAGTGTACTGCTCTGGCCTTTGGTCATTTATCACCAACTGTGGACAAAGATTTGTGCCAGAATTGAGCCTTTACTGAAGCATCTGGATTTCAACGTAAAGGGATACCTGTTGACAAAGCAGCGGGAACGACTGC TGCGTCGCCAAGCAATAACTGTCAGAGGTACAGATGATGGGAGTGACAGTGAAGCTGAACTCGCTGCATTCTGCCCCAAG CTCAATGATTCTATGATCGCTAAGGAACTGGAAATTTCAGACGTTGAGCATTCAGATGCAGAGATATCATACACAGAGAATGGAACCTTCAACTTATCCCGAGGACAGACCCCAATAACGGATGGTTCAGAAGGCAAGTTCTGGATTTTGG ATCTTGATCGTCATAGTGACCCTGAGGAGTCATTTGCAAGAGATCTTCCGGAATTCCCATCAATCAACCCTGATGCGATCGGGTTGGATGATGATGAAGACACCAGCCTGGGAATTCCAACTATATCCCATCAGCCTCTGCTCCAGGATAATGCGAGCCTCTCTTCTGATCAGGAGGACATTGATGAAGATGTGTCCCAGAGCGGTTTGCCTCCACCTCTGAGTTTCGCAGGCAGCCAGGGCTTTTCCCTGGCAGGGATAATCGGCAAGAATATGATGGCAGCTGCATTGTCAAATGCTGCTCATGAGGCACAATTGATGAGAAGTGATCCTTTAAAGGGTTCTTTACAGACCTTGCATGAACACGGAAACATAGAAATGGACACTGATGCAGAGGGAGATGATTTTGAACTGTTGGATCAGTCAGAACTTAATCAGTATGAGAATCTTTCCACTCCAGATCGGGGCACACGACAACAGTTAAAGGCAGGGTTTCTATCAAACTTTCTTGGAAAGCAGTAG
- the retreg3 gene encoding reticulophagy regulator 3 isoform X2, whose protein sequence is MAAAVSGGDCGLELAARQQRLLRVLGQYEPLLTYWQSVLVWERPLTSLLLHLGANAASWFLALTTLRVVFLVASSLIIVVCLNTWKSRIWPELQVALVKENDDESWGLVHPKLISAPELCHRMAELSISAERFLKSLYLLKRQNPGKFCLLVCGVFTFLAVIGRYIPGILLCYISLISVLLWPLVIYHQLWTKICARIEPLLKHLDFNVKGYLLTKQRERLLRRQAITVRGTDDGSDSEAELAAFCPKLNDSMIAKELEISDVEHSDAEISYTENGTFNLSRGQTPITDGSEDLDRHSDPEESFARDLPEFPSINPDAIGLDDDEDTSLGIPTISHQPLLQDNASLSSDQEDIDEDVSQSGLPPPLSFAGSQGFSLAGIIGKNMMAAALSNAAHEAQLMRSDPLKGSLQTLHEHGNIEMDTDAEGDDFELLDQSELNQYENLSTPDRGTRQQLKAGFLSNFLGKQ, encoded by the exons ATGGCGGCGGCCGTGAGCGGAGGTGACTGCGGCCTGGAGCTGGCGGCTCGCCAGCAGCGGCTGCTCCGTGTCCTGGGTCAGTACGAGCCGCTGCTGACCTACTGGCAGAGCGTCCTGGTGTGGGAGCGGCCACTGACCAGCCTGCTGCTGCACCTGGGCGCCAACGCCGCTTCCTG GTTTCTAGCACTAACGACGCTGAGGGTGGTATTCCTTGTTGCCTCTAGTCTGATTATTGTTGTGTGCCTCAACACCTGGAAGAGCAGAATCTGGCCTGAACTCCAAG tggcaCTAGTGAAAGAGAATGATGACGAGAG TTGGGGTCTTGTTCATCCCAAACTCATCAGCGCACCTGAACTGTGTCACAGAATGGCAGAGCTCTCTATCAGTGCTGAGAGGTTCCTGAAGAGCTTGTACCTTCTTAAAAGGCAGAATCCCGGCAAG TTTTGTCTTTTAGTTTGCGGGGTGTTCACATTCCTGGCTGTAATTGGGCGCTACATCCCTGGTATCCTCCTGTGTTATATCAGCT TGATTAGTGTACTGCTCTGGCCTTTGGTCATTTATCACCAACTGTGGACAAAGATTTGTGCCAGAATTGAGCCTTTACTGAAGCATCTGGATTTCAACGTAAAGGGATACCTGTTGACAAAGCAGCGGGAACGACTGC TGCGTCGCCAAGCAATAACTGTCAGAGGTACAGATGATGGGAGTGACAGTGAAGCTGAACTCGCTGCATTCTGCCCCAAG CTCAATGATTCTATGATCGCTAAGGAACTGGAAATTTCAGACGTTGAGCATTCAGATGCAGAGATATCATACACAGAGAATGGAACCTTCAACTTATCCCGAGGACAGACCCCAATAACGGATGGTTCAGAAG ATCTTGATCGTCATAGTGACCCTGAGGAGTCATTTGCAAGAGATCTTCCGGAATTCCCATCAATCAACCCTGATGCGATCGGGTTGGATGATGATGAAGACACCAGCCTGGGAATTCCAACTATATCCCATCAGCCTCTGCTCCAGGATAATGCGAGCCTCTCTTCTGATCAGGAGGACATTGATGAAGATGTGTCCCAGAGCGGTTTGCCTCCACCTCTGAGTTTCGCAGGCAGCCAGGGCTTTTCCCTGGCAGGGATAATCGGCAAGAATATGATGGCAGCTGCATTGTCAAATGCTGCTCATGAGGCACAATTGATGAGAAGTGATCCTTTAAAGGGTTCTTTACAGACCTTGCATGAACACGGAAACATAGAAATGGACACTGATGCAGAGGGAGATGATTTTGAACTGTTGGATCAGTCAGAACTTAATCAGTATGAGAATCTTTCCACTCCAGATCGGGGCACACGACAACAGTTAAAGGCAGGGTTTCTATCAAACTTTCTTGGAAAGCAGTAG
- the retreg3 gene encoding reticulophagy regulator 3 isoform X3: MFLALTTLRVVFLVASSLIIVVCLNTWKSRIWPELQVALVKENDDESWGLVHPKLISAPELCHRMAELSISAERFLKSLYLLKRQNPGKFCLLVCGVFTFLAVIGRYIPGILLCYISLISVLLWPLVIYHQLWTKICARIEPLLKHLDFNVKGYLLTKQRERLLRRQAITVRGTDDGSDSEAELAAFCPKLNDSMIAKELEISDVEHSDAEISYTENGTFNLSRGQTPITDGSEGKFWILDLDRHSDPEESFARDLPEFPSINPDAIGLDDDEDTSLGIPTISHQPLLQDNASLSSDQEDIDEDVSQSGLPPPLSFAGSQGFSLAGIIGKNMMAAALSNAAHEAQLMRSDPLKGSLQTLHEHGNIEMDTDAEGDDFELLDQSELNQYENLSTPDRGTRQQLKAGFLSNFLGKQ, encoded by the exons AT GTTTCTAGCACTAACGACGCTGAGGGTGGTATTCCTTGTTGCCTCTAGTCTGATTATTGTTGTGTGCCTCAACACCTGGAAGAGCAGAATCTGGCCTGAACTCCAAG tggcaCTAGTGAAAGAGAATGATGACGAGAG TTGGGGTCTTGTTCATCCCAAACTCATCAGCGCACCTGAACTGTGTCACAGAATGGCAGAGCTCTCTATCAGTGCTGAGAGGTTCCTGAAGAGCTTGTACCTTCTTAAAAGGCAGAATCCCGGCAAG TTTTGTCTTTTAGTTTGCGGGGTGTTCACATTCCTGGCTGTAATTGGGCGCTACATCCCTGGTATCCTCCTGTGTTATATCAGCT TGATTAGTGTACTGCTCTGGCCTTTGGTCATTTATCACCAACTGTGGACAAAGATTTGTGCCAGAATTGAGCCTTTACTGAAGCATCTGGATTTCAACGTAAAGGGATACCTGTTGACAAAGCAGCGGGAACGACTGC TGCGTCGCCAAGCAATAACTGTCAGAGGTACAGATGATGGGAGTGACAGTGAAGCTGAACTCGCTGCATTCTGCCCCAAG CTCAATGATTCTATGATCGCTAAGGAACTGGAAATTTCAGACGTTGAGCATTCAGATGCAGAGATATCATACACAGAGAATGGAACCTTCAACTTATCCCGAGGACAGACCCCAATAACGGATGGTTCAGAAGGCAAGTTCTGGATTTTGG ATCTTGATCGTCATAGTGACCCTGAGGAGTCATTTGCAAGAGATCTTCCGGAATTCCCATCAATCAACCCTGATGCGATCGGGTTGGATGATGATGAAGACACCAGCCTGGGAATTCCAACTATATCCCATCAGCCTCTGCTCCAGGATAATGCGAGCCTCTCTTCTGATCAGGAGGACATTGATGAAGATGTGTCCCAGAGCGGTTTGCCTCCACCTCTGAGTTTCGCAGGCAGCCAGGGCTTTTCCCTGGCAGGGATAATCGGCAAGAATATGATGGCAGCTGCATTGTCAAATGCTGCTCATGAGGCACAATTGATGAGAAGTGATCCTTTAAAGGGTTCTTTACAGACCTTGCATGAACACGGAAACATAGAAATGGACACTGATGCAGAGGGAGATGATTTTGAACTGTTGGATCAGTCAGAACTTAATCAGTATGAGAATCTTTCCACTCCAGATCGGGGCACACGACAACAGTTAAAGGCAGGGTTTCTATCAAACTTTCTTGGAAAGCAGTAG